The stretch of DNA TCGCGCCCGGGTCCGCGGCCACCGGTTCCGTCACCCAGCGCACCACCAGCGGCCAGCCGTCCATGGACGAGTCGTGGAAGCGGGGGAAGAGTTCGGCGGCCTCTCCCGCCTCGCCCTCGGCCAGGTCCACCCGGTGCCAGGACCCGCTGGTCTGGAGCAGGACCGCGTCGCGTTCGGGCGAGGGCGCGTACTGCACCACCGGCCCGTCGCCCTCCTCCAGCAGCCGTGTGGCCGTGTGGCCCTGCCCCTCCACCGCCACCAGGTAGGCGCCCGCCGGGGGCTCCCCGCCGCCGGCGGGGGCGTCCGGGCGCAGCAGCGCGGTGCCCCCGCCCCAGACCAGGGAGTTGTCGAAGGTCTGCCACTGGCCTCCGTCGACGTTGAGGGTCGCGTTGACGACGCTGTCCGCCGTCTCCCGCACCACCAGGGTGCCGCCGTCGGCGGCGTTGCTCTGCCGGGTCTGCACGCTGTTGCGGATGTGCAGCGACCCGTCCGGGGTCAGCGCCCAGTCGCTGGGCCGCTGGTTCTCGCCGATCAGGAGGCTGCCCTCCTGGTTCGGTGTGCCCGTCGGGGCCTCCAGGGGCACCGACAGCACCTGCGGGGGCACGCCGTCCTGCGGGGTGTCGGAGACGAACCACAGCCGGTCGCCGTTGATGACCGGATGGGACAGGACCTCCCCCTCCGAGGCGGGCACCGACTCGACCGGCTGGTAGGAGACCTCCTCGGCGCCGGACTCACGCGGATCGGTGAGCGTCGCCACCTGCACGGCGTTGGGCTCCTCGGTGACGTAGGCGAAGTACGTCCAGTCGGCGGAGAACTGCGCGTGCACGGGCAGGTCCCGGGCCATCGGATCGACCGCGCCGTCGGGCAGCGAGATCCGCTGGAGCGGCTGCCCGGTCGCGGGGTCGTGGAAGACCAGGACCTGGTCGGTCTCCGGGTCGCCGCCCTCGTAGCCCCGGTGCAGCAGGGCCAGGCCGGACAGCCCCTCCTCGGCCAGTTCCTCCCCGGTCCCGGATCCGCCGCCGGAGCCGCCGGACGTGTCGGTGCACGCGGTCAGGGCGAGCAGGCACACTGCCGAGGTCAGGGCGAGGGGGCGCCGCATGGAGCCGCCTTTCGGGGGACGACGGGGTCGGTCGGGAGGCCGCGGGGGCACGGGGTGGGATCACCGGGGGGACGCCGCGGTTCGGTCCGGGACGCGGTACCCATTATCCGGTTCGCGACGACACGACGCCCCGGCCGGGGGGCCGAGCCGCCGTGCCGCGCCTCGCCGGGGTCGCGGCCGGGCAGGCCCGTCACGCGGGCCCCGCCCGGGCCGGGACGGCGGCGAACGCCGTCCCGGGGCGCGTGGACCACACGGGTCCGCCTGGCCACATCCGGCCACGGTGGCGGACTCCCGCCATGTGAGGGCCCCTCGCGCCGTGCCGGGATCCGCGCCGCCCGAAAGGCCGGTGCCGCGCGGGACCCTCAGCGGGGGAAGGCCGCCACCGCGTGGAGCCGGGCACCGTCCGAAGGCCCGTGCTCGTACCGGGTGGAACCCGCACCGCGCGAAGGCGCGCGGCGCGGAACTCCCGTCACGCGGGCGGTTCGCTCCATCCCACCTGGACCAGGTCCGGACGCTGGCCGCGGCGGGCCAGCTGGGCGCGGCCGACCGGCAGCTGCTTGGACGCCGTGCCGTTGGCCAGGCGCCCCTCCATCCGGTCTCCGGAGAAGAGCACGCCCGGCGTGGCCATGTCGCTGAGCGCCTGGAGCACCGGCTCGAACATCGCCCGCGCCGAACCGCCCGTGCGGCGGGCCGCGATGATGTGCAGCCCCAGGTCGGAGCCCTGCGCGATGAAGGGCACCAGCGGCGCGAGCGGGTTCGCCCTCGCCCCCAGCATGTCCATGTCGTCCACGACGATGAACAGGTCCAGGCCCTTCCACCAGCTGCGTTCACGCAGCTGCTTGGGGGTCACGTCCGGCCCCGGCAGGCGCTGCTTCAGCGAACCCGCGAGGTTCGCGGCGACCGCCTGGGTCTGCTCCGCGCTCGTGCAGTAGGCCAGCAGGTGGTCCTCCGGGACCAGCTCCAGGTGGCTGCGGCGGAAGTCCACCATGACCACGCCGATCTCCGTGGGCGGGCGCTGCACGATCTGCTTGACCAGTCCGCGCAGGAGGGTGGTCTTGCCGGTCTGCGGGTCGCCGTACACCACCAGGTGCGGGTCCCGGGACAGGTTCGTGGTGACCGGTGCCAGCGTGCTCTCGGCCAGGCCCACCACCAGTTCGGCGGCACGGCCCTTGGGAGCCCGGCGGCCCTTGAGCAGGTCGGACAGCTCCACCTTGGAGGGCAGCGTCTTGACGCCCTGGACGGCCTTCTGCGGCCAGCGCTCCCCGATCCGCTTGACCAGGTCCCGGATCCCGTCGGTGACGTCCTCGTCGCTGGCCACCGCGTCCACCCGCGGCAGGGCCACGTGCGTGTGGTGCTCCTCCGCGGTCAGGCCGCGCCCCGGGGTGTCCTTGGGCAGCGCCTCGGCGACCTTGCGCCCGATCCCCGAGTCCATCGGGTCGCTCAGCCGCAGCTCGAACCGGCCGCCGAACAGCGCCTGCAACCGGGACCGGATCTGCGAGGAGGCGGCGCCGGTCAGGATCGTGTGCACGCCCAGGGACGGGCCCCGGGTCGCGATGTCCATCAGGACCTCGTCGGCCTCGTCGAAGGTGTCGCGCACCGAGGACCAGCCGTCGACCAGCAGGAACAGGTCGCCCACCACGTTCGCGGGCACGGTCCCGTCCGCGCGCGCCTGGCGCAGCGCGGCGGGGGAGTCGAGCCGGTACTTGCGGAACACGCGCTGGCGCCGGTCCAGCTGGGCGCGCACGTCCACCAGCACCCGCTGCACCTTCTCCGGATCGGCCCGCCCGGCCACGCCCGCCACGTGCGGCAGCTCCTCCATCGCCTGGAGCGCGCCGCCGCCGAAGTCGATCGCGTACACGCCCACGCGGCCCGGCGGGTACCGCCACGCCAGGCTCGCGATCACCGTGCGCAGCAGGGTCGACTTGCCGGACTGGGGTCCGCCCAGGACGATGACGTTGCCCTCGGCACCGGTGAAGTCCATCTCGGCCGGAACGACGCGCTGCTCGCGGGGGATGTCGGTCAGGCCGATGACGGCGCGCATGTCCGAGGGTCGCGGCTCGGTTCCGGGGCCCTCCAGGTCCTCGCCCTCGCCCAGGTCCTCCAGGACCCTGTCGAGGGTGAGCAGTCGCGGCAGCGGCTCCAGCCAGATCGGCCGGACCTTCTCCGCGCCCGAGGCCACCAGCCGGTCCACCGTGACCTGGAGCGTGGTGCGCTTGTCCTCCCCGCGCCCTGACCCCTCGCCCCTGCCGCGGATCGACTCCACCAGCGACTCCACCAGCGAGCCCGCCCCGGTCACCTTGTTCAGCCCGTTGAAGGAGAGCAGGGGCAGCACCGGTTCGTGCTCCTCCTTCTCCTCTCGGACCGGCGGCTCGTAGGGCTGCGACACCATCGCCGCCTTGAACCGCTCGAAGACCGACGTGTCCACCTTCAGGTAGCCCGAGCCCGGCTCGGGCGGCAGGTGGTAGGCGTCGCCCACGCCGATGGCCTCGCGGCTCTCCGCCTCGGAGAACGTGCGCAGGCCCACCCGGTAGGACAGGTGCGACTCCAGGCCCTTGAGCTTGCCCGACTCCAGGCGCTGGGTGGCCAGCAGCAGGTGCACGCCGATCGACCGGCCGATGCGCCCGATGGCCACGAACAGCTCGGCGAAGTCGGGGTGCGCCGTGAGCAGCTCGGAGAACTCGTCGATGATGATCAGCAGGTGCGGCAGCGGTTCCAGGCCGGGGTCGTTCTCCCGGGCCGCCTCGTAGGCGTGCAGGTTGGGCAGGTTGCCCGCGTCCTTGAGGATCTGCTGGCGGCGCACCAGCTCGCCGTAGGTGGCCTCGCGGAACCGCAGGACCAGCGAGTCGTCGTCGGCCAGGTTGGTGATCAGGCCGGTGCTGTGCGGCAGGCGGTCGGTGTCGGCGAAGGTCGCGCCGCCCTTGAAGTCCACCAGCAGCAGCGCGAGCGACTCCGGCGAGTGGTTGATGACCAGCGAGGCCACCATGGTCCGCAGCATCTCCGACTTGCCCGAACCGGTCGCGCCGACCACCAGGCCGTGCGGGCCCATGCCGCCGAAGGCCGACTCCTTCAGGTCCAGCAGGACCGTGTTGCCGCTCGGTCCGACGCCGATCGGCACCCGCAGGTAGTCGCCCGTGCTGCGCCTGCGCCAGGTCTGCCGGGTGTCCAGCTGGGCGACGTCGGCCACGCCCAGGATCTCCGGGAGCCCCACGGTGGCGTGCATGGCGTCGTCGCCGTCGGTGACGGCGATGCCGTACGGGGCCAGGATGCGGGCCAGGGAGGTCAGGTGCGCGACGTCGGACCGGTCCGCGCGGCCCTCCAACGGGACGCGCGGGGCGTCCTCGGAGGTGTCGGCGTGCTCGGTGGCCTCGGTCAGCGTGCCGTCGGCGTCGATGCGCAGCCGCAGGTCCACGCCCTCCGGCTCCTCGCGCCGGTCCGCCACCAGGGCGATCACGTGGATGCCCAGGTCGGCCAGGGAGGTCACCGGCGGTTCGGCGTGCAGTCCGGACAGGGTCGACTGGTACTCGCCGTCCAGGACGACGACCAGGCGCTGGGTGCCCGGACCGGGCGGGGCGCCGCGGCGCCGCTGGAGGTCGACGGTGCGCCGTTCGATCTCGTCGGAGAGCAGTTCGGCGATCTGCACGGTGTTGACCGCGACGAAACGGGCGGGCATCGGCCCGTCCTTGGCGTCGTCGAAGGTGTTGTGCGGCAGCCACTTCAGCCACTCCCAGTGGGACCGCAGCTTGTTGTCGCGCACCACGCCGATCCGCAGGTCGTGCGGGGAGTGGAAGGTGGCCATCTGCGCGACGAGCGAGCGGGCCAGCCCCCGCGCCGCCTCGCGGTCGCCCACGACCGACACCACGCCGTGCTCGCGCAGCGGCAGGACCAGCGGCATCTCGGGGACGTTGGCGTACAGCTCGATGAGCTGGTCGGCCGCCCCCTGGCACACGGGGTCGTAGACGATCAGCGGCGAGGAGGTGTCGACCTTGAGCCTGAGCCGCCGCGCCAGCGGCCGCGTCCCGGTGCCCGCCCGCAGGTCCAGGAAGTCCGGGTCGGCGGCCCGCCGCTCCCACCGGCGCGTCCGCGACCGCGCCGGATCGACGAGCAGCTGCGGGTCGGGGTGGCGGAACGCGCTGTCGGCGCGCTGGACGGAGGCCACGTCCCGGACGATCTCGCGGAGCTGGTCGAGGTAGTCGACGTAGCGTTCGCGCTGCTCGCGGATGCGCTTGCGCGGGCCGTTGTGCTGGGCCACGAACATGATGATGCCGACGACCACGCTGGCGATCATGATCATCACACCGGCGACGGCCATCAGGGGGCGGTGGCCCATGGTGATGGACATCAGCAAGGAACCCGAACCGGTGATGATCGGCATGATGATCATCGCGCCGGAACTCGACGAGGGCGGGTTCTCCGGCATCTGCGGAGGGGTCGCGATGACGAGCGGAGTGTTCCCGGGGGCGGTCGGGACGCTGCGAGCTGGGCGGGGTACGGGTCTCGTCGCCACGGGGATCTCTTTCGGTCCGCCTACGGGGGCTGGTGTCTGGGTGGCTACGCTAGGAATGATCTCGCGATCCCCGCGAATCGCCTAATTCGCGTCCGTCCCTCCCCCGAGGGTGACAACCGCCCACGACGAACGACAAAGGAATTCTTGGTGTGAGTGGATACTGCCGGGTCACGGTGACCGGACCGGAACGCTGGGCCGATCTGGCACTTCCCGGAACGGTTCCCGTGGCCACACTGATGCCCCGCATCCTGGAGGTCTGCGCACCCGAGGAGGAGGGCACCGAACCCGCCGCGTGGACGCTCACCACCGTGGAGGGCGACCCCGTCCACCCCGACCAGCCGCTGGAGAGCGCGGGCGTCTACGACGGCGACGTGCTGGTGCTGGACCGCCGCACCGCGCCGGGCAGGCCCGCGCACGTGGACGACGTCCGCGGCGCGGTCGAGGACCGCGTCGACGCCACCGCGCACATCTGGAACCCCACGACCACGCTGTCCTTCGGCCTCCTCGTCGCGGCCATCGGCCCCCTGCTGCTGCTCGGGCTGATGACGCGGCTGAGCCCGTCCGCCTGGCACCTGGGGATCGCCTCGGCGGGAACCCTGTTCACGGTCGCGGTCATGCTGCTCGCCGCGCGCAGGCCGCTGCCCGCCGTCGCGCACGTGCTGTTCACGACGGCCTGCGCGTGGGGCGCGGTCACCGCCGTGCTCGCCGCGAACCTGCTGACCGACGCGAACTTCCTGGTGCAGGCGGCCTTCGCGCTCTCCGGCGCCCTGCTGGTGGCGGTGATCGGCTGGACGATGCACGAGACGGGGCTGGCCTACATCTGCGCGCTCGGCGTGCTCGCGGTGACGGCCGGAGTGCTCGTGGTGGTGGGCGTCTTCGTGGAGCCGGTGCAGGGGGCGCGGTCCATGGGGCTGGTCCTGGCACTGTGCGTGGGCGCGCTGCCGCGCGTGGCGATGGTGATGGGCGGGCTGTCCGGGCTCGACTACGAGGTGGGGCGCTCGGGGCAGGTCACCACGGACCGGTTCGAGGACACCTTCGGCAACACCGACCGCATCCTGTTGGGCGTCGTGCTGGGCGCGGCGGTGAGCGGCGGCGCGACGACCGTGCTGCTGGCCTACCTGGCCACGGGCCTGCCCGACCTGCTGCTGTGCGCGCTGCTCTCGCTGCTGCTGGTGCTGCGCTCGCGGCTGTTCGACCGGATCCGGCACGTGCTGCCGCTGCGCCTGGCGGGGGTGCTGGGCCTGGGCGCGGCGGGTGTCGCGACGGTCGGCGAGTACGCCTTCCTGGCGCCGTGGCTGCCGCTGGTCGCGCTCGTGGCGGGGATCGCTCTGGGAGTGCTGAGCTGGGTGCGGCTGACCGACGTGCCGCGTGCCTCGCTGCGCCGCCTCCTCAACTGGACGGAGATCCTGGTGATCATCGCGATGTGCGCGGTGTTCGCCTGGGGGATGGGCCTGTTCGCGTTCGTGGAGCGGATGACCTCGTAGAGGAACAGGTTGCGCCGCGCCGCCTCACCGAGGAAAGAACGGATATCCGTTTCTCGTGATCACCGGGGAGGACAACGGTTTCTGGAGGGAGTGGGATTGGCGTGAGCGCCTACTCCACATCTGTCCTGGCGGCGTGGTGGAGCACGACCGGAATCCGCGGCATATCGCGTAGGAGACTGCGGATATTGCTGGCGGTTGTGGTGGCCCTCGTTGTGCTGACGGCGGGTCAGTCCGTGTGCTCGCAGGAGGTCCGCGCGGCCTAGTGGGACTCCCGCATCGCGGTCAGGGCGCGGCGGCGGCGCGCCTCGCGCAGCGACACGCCCACGATGCGGGTGGCCGCGGCGGCCGTCACCACGGCCAGCGGGATGACGAGGAGCGAGGCGGGCTGCCGGATGGGACGGTACCGCGCCCCCTCCCGGTCGATCAGCAGGAAGCCCGCGGGCCGCACCCGGACGAAGCCGCTGCCCCCGGCGCCGTCCCCTCCCGCGACGAACAGGCGGCTGGAACCCCCGCCCATGATGGTCAGCGCGGTCACCCGGGCCACCGGGACGACCGTGGCCCCCTCCGCGACCACGGCCTCGCCGAACGCCGACGAGGACCGCGCCGAGGCGCCGGTGTTCTCGATCAGCCTGGCCAGCGCGGACAGGGCGGGACTGGTGCGGCGGGCACGGCGGCCCAGGGCGGTGTCCGGCATGGCGGCGGGTCCCTTCGTGGCGGTTGCGTACCCGCCCCATTGTGTAACGCGGCCGCGGTGCTCGGAACGTTCCTGGCCTGTTCCGGACACCGGGTCGCGGCCCGCGGAAGGCGGCGCTGTCCGGGACGCTGTGTGACGGAATGTGAGGGGAGGGCGATATGGTGTCCGCCGTTCGCGTTCCCCAGGAAGGAAACCCCCGGTGCCCCCTGCGCCCCACACGACGAAGACCGCGACCGCGCTGGTCCTGGCCCTCCTGCTGACCGCCTGCGGCGGCGCGGAGCCGGAGCAGGCCGCGGACGCCCCCGACGCCGCCGCGGCCGACGCCCGGGACTCCCCGCCCGAGGGGACCCCCGAGGCGGCGGTCGAGCTGGTGGACCCGATGGAGCTGGCCCCCGACGACCTGTGCCAGGTGCTCTCCGAAGAGACCAGCACCGAGCTGCTCGGTCCGCCCGAGGACCGGGCCGGCAACCAGGAGTCCGATGCCGGTGTCCCCGACGCCGAGGACGTGGAGAATCTCGGTGGCCTCTCCATGACGTGCGTCACCGTGGCTACGAGCATCGGCCCGCCGCCGCGCAGCCACAGTCTCACCTACCGCCTGGAGATCAACGAGGGCCTCTACGAGGAGGACACCTCGGCACCCGCGGAGGAGGACGCCGACCCCTCGATCGAGATCGGTGACTACGCGGTCGTGGAGGTCGACCCGGAGGGCACCGACGTCGACCTCCAGGTGGTCCAGGGCCAGGTCGGTGTGAGCGTCGACTACTCGGCGACGGAGGTCGTCGACTACGAGGGCGTCCCCTACGTCGACGAGGAGGAGATGGTCGCGCGCGCCCTCATGGCGGCGGAGGAGATCCTCGCCGCCACCGGTGTCTAGCGTCTCCTGAGGTCGGTACAGCGGCGGCCCCAGCGCCTCCGGGGCCCCGGGCCCCACCGGGGCGATCCGCTCCTCGGGGGTGGCCGCCGCTTCCCGGACGGTGATCGCGCCGCCGTCGTCGGTGGCCCCGCGCTCGGGGTCCGCGAACACCGCTCACGCGGCCCGGCTCAGGGCGTGAGCACGTTGATCAGGCTCAGTTCGGTGTCGTAGACGGCGACGTCGCCGGTCCCCGTGCGCAGGCCCGCCACCCGGGACCCGTCCTGGGACAGGGCCATGGGGAACACCCGGGGCAGGTCCGGGCCCAGCGCGACCTCGGTCGCCGAGGCGTACCGCCACGCGACCATGTCGCCGCGGCCGGTGGAGGGGTCCAGGCGGGCGGCGAACACACGGCCGCTCGCGGCGCTGTACGCGACGTCCACCAGGATGCCCTCGTCCGAGCCGGGAACGAACTCGCGGACGATCGCTCCGGTTCCGGGCACGACGAGGAACACGGAGCCGGAGCGGATGAGCAGCACGGCCGAGCCGTCCGGGACGAGGTCGAACGAGGCCGCGCCGACACCGGCGCGCTCACGGATCAGGCCCCGCAGCGAGAGGCTCCCGGTGTCCCACACGGCGATCCCGCCGCCCTCCTCGCCGCCCGCCACCACGCTGCCGTCGAGCGAGTACCTGATCGAGCCCAGTACGCCCGAGCCGGACAGCCGCGCCTCCAGCTCCCAGGTGCGGGTGTCGTGCAGGTGCAGGTGCCGTCCGTCGGGGTCGCCGCGCACGCCCAGCGCGAGTGAGGAGCCGTCGGGGCTGAAGGCGATCGACCGCACGGCCCTCTCCTCGCCGACGTCCCGCCTCCTGCCGGTCTCCAGATCGACGACGGTGGCGCCGTCGAGGGTTCCGTAGGCGAGCAGGCACCCGTCGGGGCTGAACGCCGCCGGGGTCGGCGGCACGGCGGAGGAGTCGTGGTCGATGCGGGCGATGGCGCGCGACTCCCGCCAGTCCCACAGGGTCACCGTGTCGATCTGGGAGACGGCCAGGACGGAGCCGTCGGGCGAGAAGGACAGCGCGAGCGGCACGTCCTCGGGGAAGGAGGCCATCGGGGTCCCGGTCGGCGCGAGGCTGTCGGAGACGGCCGATCCGGTCGCGGAGCAGTCGGCGGCGCCCTCGGCCGCCTGGGGGTCCCAGGAGGGGGCGGTGAAGGAGTACAGCCCCACGCTCACCAGGAGCACCACCACACCGGCCAGCGCTGCCGCGCGCAGCAGGGAGCGGCGGCGGCGTTCCCCGAGCCGTGAGGGTTCTTCGGGGTGGAGGGGGCGCATGGGTCCTCTGGGGGGGTGTTACGGGGGTGAGCGAGGACGGCCCGACGGTTCCGGGCCGGTGCGTGTGTGGTTGTCAGCAGCCACCGTAACCCCAGAAGACCGCTGGTGGGGAATGGTTCTGGAGGGTTCGGACAGGTTATGTGCCTGTCTGTCAGTTTTTGGTGCCTTAGGTCCGAAGATCTCTCGGCCGGAGGAAGGCCGCAGGGACGCGCGGCGGGCGAAAGGTCCGCCGGGGCCTTTGGAAACGGGACGCGGGAACGCCCGTGTGCCAGGGGATTTCGGCTTTACGCCGAACCGGGGCGTGTCGAACCCTCCTGCGCGGGTAGGCGAAGGGGCAAGGGATCGTCCGCACGCGCGCCGGACAGGTGGCCGAGGGGCGTGTGCGGGAAGAGGGTCGTCTCCACGGGAGAACGGCGCCGCGCGGGGCGACGGGGTCCGCGCGCGGGGCATGGGGACGCCGACAGGCGTGCCGGGCGCGTTCAGCGCCCGTACGAGGCCGTGCGCCGGACAGGGGAGTGCGCGGGCGGGTACGTGTGCGGAGCGGGCTCCGCGGGCGGCAGCCGGGGCCTCAGCGGGGCTGCGCTGGCCGGGGGCCTCGGATCCGGCCGTGCGGCCTCAGGCCGCGACCGTGTGTTTGATGA from Nocardiopsis dassonvillei subsp. dassonvillei DSM 43111 encodes:
- the eccCa gene encoding type VII secretion protein EccCa; amino-acid sequence: MATPPQMPENPPSSSSGAMIIMPIITGSGSLLMSITMGHRPLMAVAGVMIMIASVVVGIIMFVAQHNGPRKRIREQRERYVDYLDQLREIVRDVASVQRADSAFRHPDPQLLVDPARSRTRRWERRAADPDFLDLRAGTGTRPLARRLRLKVDTSSPLIVYDPVCQGAADQLIELYANVPEMPLVLPLREHGVVSVVGDREAARGLARSLVAQMATFHSPHDLRIGVVRDNKLRSHWEWLKWLPHNTFDDAKDGPMPARFVAVNTVQIAELLSDEIERRTVDLQRRRGAPPGPGTQRLVVVLDGEYQSTLSGLHAEPPVTSLADLGIHVIALVADRREEPEGVDLRLRIDADGTLTEATEHADTSEDAPRVPLEGRADRSDVAHLTSLARILAPYGIAVTDGDDAMHATVGLPEILGVADVAQLDTRQTWRRRSTGDYLRVPIGVGPSGNTVLLDLKESAFGGMGPHGLVVGATGSGKSEMLRTMVASLVINHSPESLALLLVDFKGGATFADTDRLPHSTGLITNLADDDSLVLRFREATYGELVRRQQILKDAGNLPNLHAYEAARENDPGLEPLPHLLIIIDEFSELLTAHPDFAELFVAIGRIGRSIGVHLLLATQRLESGKLKGLESHLSYRVGLRTFSEAESREAIGVGDAYHLPPEPGSGYLKVDTSVFERFKAAMVSQPYEPPVREEKEEHEPVLPLLSFNGLNKVTGAGSLVESLVESIRGRGEGSGRGEDKRTTLQVTVDRLVASGAEKVRPIWLEPLPRLLTLDRVLEDLGEGEDLEGPGTEPRPSDMRAVIGLTDIPREQRVVPAEMDFTGAEGNVIVLGGPQSGKSTLLRTVIASLAWRYPPGRVGVYAIDFGGGALQAMEELPHVAGVAGRADPEKVQRVLVDVRAQLDRRQRVFRKYRLDSPAALRQARADGTVPANVVGDLFLLVDGWSSVRDTFDEADEVLMDIATRGPSLGVHTILTGAASSQIRSRLQALFGGRFELRLSDPMDSGIGRKVAEALPKDTPGRGLTAEEHHTHVALPRVDAVASDEDVTDGIRDLVKRIGERWPQKAVQGVKTLPSKVELSDLLKGRRAPKGRAAELVVGLAESTLAPVTTNLSRDPHLVVYGDPQTGKTTLLRGLVKQIVQRPPTEIGVVMVDFRRSHLELVPEDHLLAYCTSAEQTQAVAANLAGSLKQRLPGPDVTPKQLRERSWWKGLDLFIVVDDMDMLGARANPLAPLVPFIAQGSDLGLHIIAARRTGGSARAMFEPVLQALSDMATPGVLFSGDRMEGRLANGTASKQLPVGRAQLARRGQRPDLVQVGWSEPPA
- the eccD gene encoding type VII secretion integral membrane protein EccD, with translation MSGYCRVTVTGPERWADLALPGTVPVATLMPRILEVCAPEEEGTEPAAWTLTTVEGDPVHPDQPLESAGVYDGDVLVLDRRTAPGRPAHVDDVRGAVEDRVDATAHIWNPTTTLSFGLLVAAIGPLLLLGLMTRLSPSAWHLGIASAGTLFTVAVMLLAARRPLPAVAHVLFTTACAWGAVTAVLAANLLTDANFLVQAAFALSGALLVAVIGWTMHETGLAYICALGVLAVTAGVLVVVGVFVEPVQGARSMGLVLALCVGALPRVAMVMGGLSGLDYEVGRSGQVTTDRFEDTFGNTDRILLGVVLGAAVSGGATTVLLAYLATGLPDLLLCALLSLLLVLRSRLFDRIRHVLPLRLAGVLGLGAAGVATVGEYAFLAPWLPLVALVAGIALGVLSWVRLTDVPRASLRRLLNWTEILVIIAMCAVFAWGMGLFAFVERMTS
- a CDS encoding GerW family sporulation protein, producing MPDTALGRRARRTSPALSALARLIENTGASARSSSAFGEAVVAEGATVVPVARVTALTIMGGGSSRLFVAGGDGAGGSGFVRVRPAGFLLIDREGARYRPIRQPASLLVIPLAVVTAAAATRIVGVSLREARRRRALTAMRESH
- a CDS encoding WD40 repeat domain-containing protein; translation: MRPLHPEEPSRLGERRRRSLLRAAALAGVVVLLVSVGLYSFTAPSWDPQAAEGAADCSATGSAVSDSLAPTGTPMASFPEDVPLALSFSPDGSVLAVSQIDTVTLWDWRESRAIARIDHDSSAVPPTPAAFSPDGCLLAYGTLDGATVVDLETGRRRDVGEERAVRSIAFSPDGSSLALGVRGDPDGRHLHLHDTRTWELEARLSGSGVLGSIRYSLDGSVVAGGEEGGGIAVWDTGSLSLRGLIRERAGVGAASFDLVPDGSAVLLIRSGSVFLVVPGTGAIVREFVPGSDEGILVDVAYSAASGRVFAARLDPSTGRGDMVAWRYASATEVALGPDLPRVFPMALSQDGSRVAGLRTGTGDVAVYDTELSLINVLTP